TGAACTCAGGCACTGCTGCTTTGAACAGGCTTGCTGATCGGGGGCCTTATACTAATCACATGCACAGAAGATCATAAGATCGTTAGGCTGCAACATATGCAACAAACCTAATGCACTCCATTGCAGCTAAAGTTAGGCACGGGGCTGATGGAACTATGCTTGCTTATACGCTGCTCTACCTGAATATTTCTGTCAGTCTTTGGCTTCCGATCGCGTTATGAAGCTGGGAAATGCCATGGTGATGTCCCTGAACAATCAGAAGTAATTCAGAAAGTAAtaggtttttttttccttttgatgaAAAGATCACTTGAAACGGAAAGGAAAGGAACAACTACTTGAGATTCCTAGGGGAGGATGCGCTACTCACTGCAAATAGGGGAGCGACATGTTTCTCAATGCTGCCGGGTTCTTcttcacaaattccttccaCTCCTCAGGATCTATCTTGCCATCTCCATTCGAGTCAGCTTGACTGAATGTCTGCAATCCGAAGTCCAAACAGATGGCACAAAATACATTTTAGAATAAAAATGAGATCTTGCAAAATAAGCTATTGATAGCAGAGTAGTACACTATCATCAATTACATTATCGACAATCGCCTCGACGGTGCTATCTGAAAGGCAGAGATCAGACTCATCTAGAAGCGCCAAGACCAACTCCCTGAGCTGTTTGAAAGAACAAAGTGATTTTTTTGATTAGGATGAACCCAATACAATGCAGCGTCGAGATAATGCAGGCCCAGGATTTGGAGGATCGGTAATTAAAAAAGCTATTTTATATAACTTAAAGTACATATCAGTAGCACATAATTTTTGGGGAAAGTCCGAATTACGCCCTCAAACTATTGcagaagtccgattttcaaccttcaactacaaaaccggttAACATAAGCCATCCAACTATGCAAATTTGGCCCATGGGGTGGTTtctaaggtggttttgtatttttaaaaaataaaaaaattatagctagaacataaaaaaatcaaaactaatttattttaaatcaaaaaatCAAACTAGTACATacgacatatatttttttcttctaaaagtATCGGTATTCTTTGAATACCCTTAGTTTACTGGGGCCCTCCCTGCCTGCCTTATGATATGCACGTGTGGAAATTGTAACCTATACTATACAGTACATTGGAAActctagaagaaaaatgctCACCTCTTCTTTCTCGATATAACCTGTCCCCCTTAGATCATACAGCTTGAACGCGACTGCACAGAGGATGAGAAATCCAAATCGAACATGTCAAATCCCCCAGCTGGCATGCACGAGGAAGAATATGAATTACGCACGGGGGTAGAAATTAAAGTTTTCATTACACGATGTCTTTTCCGACGTGGGCGCTTTAGGGTGGAATACGCTGAGCGACCGCACGAATTCCTCGAAATCGATCACCCCAGTCCGCTTGAGATCGAACAAGTCGAAGAcctgccgcgcgcgcgcagATAACATGAAAAATCGAGCTGTTCATCAGTGATGCATGCACGATctcgcttgcttgcttgctgccAATGGACGGACGTGCAGAGGAGAGATTACTCACCCTGTCGGCGAAGAGGTTGGCTTTCTCGCTGTTCCTGAACAAGGCGAGCTGGAACTCCTCCTGGCAGAGCCAAAACACACACCCGTGTCAGCGCAAGCGCAATGAGCAGCCCAGATATGCAGGCGCGCACCGTACCTTGTGGATGAGGCCGTCCTTGATGATGGAGAAGCTCATCCTCTTGTACAGCTCGTACAGCGCCTCCACCTCGTCCACCGTGACTGCCGACGACGCACCACGCACGCACTACTCGTCAGCACAAAACCGATATCCAAACGCTGCTGcgcagcgagcgagcgagcgagcgagcaacCAATAATGGAGCTGCAACAACGGCagcagctagctgctgctcctgctcgccGATCACTCTTCCGGCTGGCCAGCAGCGGCACACCAGCCGGTTTATTTCCTCTCACACGCAGATTATTACTAAATTAACCTGCTTCTGGGTCAGCCGAACAGAGCAAACGGAGCTGACgcggctgctgccgcgcgcGCAGGGGGTAGTAGTAAGTAGTATACTCACATGAGGTCTCGGACGCGAGCACTTGGGGCTCCATCACGCGCGCCGCCCCGAACTGGCTCGACGTCGCGCAGCCCATGACGGCGCAGGTGCCCGATCGAGTCCGCCGCGGACGCCCCGGCGCGCGGTCCGTGTGGTGCGGAGGGAGACGGCCGGACGACggggaagatttttttttgacacagaCGGGGAAgattggaagaagaagaagggaccCGCGGATCACACCACACGGGGGGTccggcgcgccgctccgccTCTGCTTTTTTGCTGATGTGCCCGCCCGTCACGCGCGGAAAATCTCGAGCCACAACCCACAACGCGCAGGCCCCGGTCGGTCGGCGCTCGCCGTCTGTCTGTCTCCTGGCTGGAGTCACGGCCCCGCCCGGACGCCACGATGCGACACCGCCCAGGGTGCTAACGCGTGGCGATTTGCATCACGGAGCCGAGCGCTCGAGCGGCCTCTGCTGCCGTGCTGCGCTCGAGCCGATTCGACAGGCAGCATCTTTATCCGTCCGATCCCGTCAAAAAAGAAAAGTCGATCCcgtcaaaaaaagaaagaaaaggaaaggaaaggaaaggcacTCGACCGCAACCGCCAACAAACAAGGCTTGAGGTGCATacacgtttttttttttggggaacGAATAAACAACGAGACTGGACTGAAGTAGCTAGGCGGATCAATGGATGTCTGTCCATGGTCTTCTGCAGCTCGAGCCTCTTCGAACGAGGCCTCAATGCCCGCACTGCCAAACACGTGCAGCTGCAGATACGCGGCTCGGTTGGCCCTCTTCGCCCGGCCTCTCAAACTTGCCATCTCCTCTTTGCTGGAGCTCCTCCGTCCACGCTTTTGGCGGCGGCTTCTCCTTCGCCGGATCCTCCTCACCGTCAATCAGGAGGGAAGGAATTCGATTGGAGATTTGGAGTTCAGTTCGTACCTGAGCCAAGGTTTTTTTTCCCGACCGGTTGAcccaaaccgccggccaccggttccggtttaccggaccggttggaccggtaaccTGTTTATACCggccaaactcaaatttgaattcaaatgatgcagttcaaccggttcgtaccggtataccggccggttgactggtaaccggtcaaattcaatttttttttcttttttggtttaaattcaaatgtccgcaaagtatactaaataaatgtttgtataacatattttagtctaaacgAACCcttcaaccctcttttgtactacttttacattgtattttttatacttttgtatgcacgtttttttgtttaacttcaaatccccgcaaactatactaaatgaacaaatttttgagaaaatttgacaccattaaattcgtcgcaccttgaagtatttttagaattttttttgaaatttttcattttttttgaatttaaatttaaattttaaatttagaccggtttggtaccggcgcaaaccggaaccggaccggaacGGTCGGACTGGTTACCACAGGTTAGGTGAACAACCACCAACTCAGTTATGCTAGGCCGAAGCCTAACAAGGGGCGAAGGCCATTCTAGAAACCAACCCAGTTGCCAGTTGGGCTAGGCCGAAGCCAACAACTGCTCACGTCACGGTGCTCGCCCCGGGCGCCATTATGGAAGTGGTGGTTCAAGAGATGGTGACCGATCAGTTTCAACAAACCCTCTGTGTTTCCATCATAAAAAGAAAGTCTCAAGGACCCTATGACTATGAGACATGCAAGGTCAGTGTCGAGACTCAAGTCGACCATGTTTCAATCAAGGCAACAAAAACCAGGGTCGACATTTACATGTTACAGGAACATTGCGCCAAACCGTAGGTTATTAAAGGATCCTGAAGTACACAAAATATGGCGATTAAAAACCTAAGTAATCGTATAACCCAATGCAAACAACTTTAGAATTTAAAACCCTTGGATAACAAATATCTTCAGCATCAACTTTGCATTGAGGCTCAAAGATGACCGAAAATTATTTCGTACTATTAAGTCACATATATACAGGGACATGCCCAACAAGGAGGGCAATAGTTAAACTTCTTGACAGTATCAAGCTGGGCTGGACAGCTACTTCCCAGAACAATGGTTACACTACGTGCAAAATATCCGTGGGAATGATTCCATTTCTGGACCAGTCATACAATAGCAACATCAAATGGGTACAATACAACCCTGGCAGCAATACCAGGCCACCAAGATGCCTAAAATTGCTCCGGCAAAGACCTGTGACGGAGTGTGTCCTAACAACTCCTTAAGTTTTCTTTCACTAATGGGATGGCCTTCAAACAGGTCCTCAACGATCTTATTGAGTACCTGTGTCGATCAAAAGAAAATATAAGTTAAATGATGAAATGTATAATCAAGGATAGACAGGCAAACATCAAGCAACAATGGCATTCGAGGAACAAAACTTCCTTCAAAACATTCAGGGGGCCGCATTCAGGAAAAGTGCCTCTGCCTTGTCTTAACATATCATGTTCTGCTTGGTAGATGCGATTCGACCACATCCCGAAAGATAGTCAATGTTGCTCTACAGTTATTTCGGGTGTCCGAATATAATAGCTATTATGACAGCAAGTGTTGCTTGATTGGTGACAGTTGCAGTGGCTTAATTGACTAGTCTTAGCAAATATCATTGATAACAGGGGTCTCAGTAAATAGCATTAAGAACAGGAGTGCCTTTTTTTCCCTGTATACTCGTCAGGCCGCTCTGTCTGTAGTGTGTTATGGCAACCTAAGGTACATGGTGATGCATCAATCAAACTATTACAACACTTGACATATGAGTTGCTACCTATATGGTTAACATAAATAACTCTACAAGCAGAACAACACATCACTCGAGTTTAAGAAGCGCTGCATTGGATCTAAGGCACCAAGCCAAAGTTCTAAACTTCCTACGGCAAAGCCAACAACAACATGTTTCTATGCTGAACTATAACGACATCAAAAACAGATAACACGAGCCTAGAAAACAGCATCATAGTTTTACCTATGTCAGGTGAGATAAAAGATTCAGAAAATAGAAACTAATAAAACCCAAGATACATCAGCCAGCAAGTAGGATGTCTAGCCAATCACACCAAAATCTACATCTCGAACATGATATTGTCCGCTCAGCAGAGTCTCAAGGTTCAAAGCAATCATATCCATTGCGCTCTAATGTGGTTTAAGACTGAACATTGCGTTGTACATATTGGAATGGTTTCCCTCAGCTTACAAGATTAACGTTGCAAAATAGGAGTACAGAAAGCGACCGAATCATAACCTCACCTCGGCCTGCATTCCGGCGTGGCGCCTGACGCCAGTGGCGTCGTACATAACTATTAGAGTAAACCCGAGACAGACGGGGAAGAGCGCGTCGCTGACACCGTGGCAGAGCGCAACGGAGGCGGTGAGCGCGGTGCAGAGCGCGGTGTGCGAGGACGGCATCCCGCCGGAGCTGAACAGCATCCGCAGGTCCCACCGCCGCTCGACGACGGAGGTGAGCAGGGCCTTGGCGGCCTGCGCCACCGCCCACGCCACCAGCCCGGACAGGAACGTCGGGTTCGCCGCCAGCGCCAGCAGGTACGGACTCTCCCGCGCCTtggtcaccgccgccgccgtcgtgctcaTCAGCAGCGTCCCTATCCCCGCCCCGCCTGTCGCCGCCTCCGCGAGGTCCGGGAGCTCCCCTCCCGCGCGGCCGCCCCTCAGCGCCGCGGAGAGGAGCCGCGAcaaccacggcggcggcgaagagggTGACGGCGCGGCATCGCCGGGGGAGGAGGCTAGGGCAtggacggcggggcggcggtggcgcgcgggcCTGAGGGCCCTGGAGGCGGGGTCGAGGAGGTTGGGGAGCGCCCTAGCGAAGCGGCTGGAGCTGAGCACCTCCATGGCTGCTGCTCCGCATCGCCGCgcggaaggggaaggaggaggtggtgtggCCGTGGCGATTAGGCTTGGCTTGGGTTAAAGACCGGCATGTCCTTGTACATAAATACCCCTGCGCTTTCCCCGCATTCGTCGCGGGAGGGGTTTGCCGGGGAGGGATATTTTCGGGAGAGAACGAAGCGGCGAGGGGTTTCTGGCATATTACAGCGAAGATTCGGGGGCGGTCGGAGTCGCCGTCTCGGGCACTCGGGCCAAGTGGCCAACGGACGCCGGACGCCGGACGCGTGGTGGGGCTTCAGCTTAGTTTGTGGAtttgaatttctttttttttggcaagtAAGTGCTCGCTTTTGATTTTGTTTGTGTCTAGTAGAAACATGGCATGAGAAACGGGTATGGGCTGCTAGCTTAGTGGGCCAATTAGATTGAGAAATGTGTGGTCGTGCCGGCTGGTGTAACCTTGAaaaaggaagagaagaagaaataaatgttttattcctTCCATGAAAAAGATTGTCAATTTATGGAAATTCTGCCACTAGAATACATGATGGATTTCCACTCTAGCATATTCTTTTTTTGCGTGTCCATTTTTTCCGTGTCGGCCTTGGAATTGTTCTCGCTAGTTCCCAAGTAGATTCCCATTGATCTGTCCTGTTACATTATGATTTGGTTAAAGCTCATATAGGCCGAATTCTTTTCCAAATTCTTCCATATTTGGTTAAAAGGCACATATTTTTTAATCATTACATATACTAAAGTGAAAAAACAAACCAGGGTCTCCATAGAACAATTTGGTCTGCAGGC
The nucleotide sequence above comes from Panicum virgatum strain AP13 chromosome 3K, P.virgatum_v5, whole genome shotgun sequence. Encoded proteins:
- the LOC120698019 gene encoding uncharacterized membrane protein YuiD-like, which translates into the protein MEVLSSSRFARALPNLLDPASRALRPARHRRPAVHALASSPGDAAPSPSSPPPWLSRLLSAALRGGRAGGELPDLAEAATGGAGIGTLLMSTTAAAVTKARESPYLLALAANPTFLSGLVAWAVAQAAKALLTSVVERRWDLRMLFSSGGMPSSHTALCTALTASVALCHGVSDALFPVCLGFTLIVMYDATGVRRHAGMQAEVLNKIVEDLFEGHPISERKLKELLGHTPSQVFAGAILGILVAWYCCQGCIVPI
- the LOC120698017 gene encoding calcineurin B-like protein 4 isoform X1 gives rise to the protein MGCATSSQFGAARVMEPQVLASETSFTVDEVEALYELYKRMSFSIIKDGLIHKEEFQLALFRNSEKANLFADRVFDLFDLKRTGVIDFEEFVRSLSVFHPKAPTSEKTSFAFKLYDLRGTGYIEKEELRELVLALLDESDLCLSDSTVEAIVDNTFSQADSNGDGKIDPEEWKEFVKKNPAALRNMSLPYLQDITMAFPSFITRSEAKD
- the LOC120698017 gene encoding calcineurin B-like protein 4 isoform X2, with amino-acid sequence MGCATSSQFGAARVMEPQVLASETSFTVDEVEALYELYKRMSFSIIKDGLIHKEEFQLALFRNSEKANLFADRVFDLFDLKRTGVIDFEEFVRSLSVFHPKAPTSEKTSFAFKLYDLRGTGYIEKEETFSQADSNGDGKIDPEEWKEFVKKNPAALRNMSLPYLQDITMAFPSFITRSEAKD